The region TCGGTGCTGCTGGCGGAGGCGATCCAGGAAGCGGGCATCCCCGACGGCGTGATCAACATCGTTCCGGGCGGCCGCGACACCGGCGCGTATCTGGTCTCCCATCCTGACATCGACAAGGTGTCGTTCACCGGATCCACCAGAGCGGGACGCCAAGTGGCCGCCGCATGTGCCGAGTTGCTGCGGCCGGTGACCCTGGAACTGGGAGGCAAGTCCGCCGCCGTCGTCCTAGACGACGTCGACCTCGCCGCGAACTCGGAGCAGTTCTTCATGGCCAGTCTGCTGAACAACGGTCAGACCTGTTACGCGAGTACCAGGATCCTGGCCTCCCGCAGCAGGTATCGGGAAGTGGTCGAGTTCTGTACGGCGATGGCCCATGACGCCGTCGTCGGTGACGCGCTCGACCCCGACACCCAGATCGGCCCGCTCGTCAGCCAGCGCCAGCGCGAACGTGTGCTGGGTTACATCAAGACCGGCCTCAACGAGGGGGCTCGGCTCACCACCGGAGGAGGCCGGCCGGCCGGCCTCGATCGAGGCTGGTTCGTCGAACCCACCGTATTCGCCGACGTCGACAACTCATCGACCATCGCGCAGGAAGAGATATTCGGCCCGGTCCTCACGATCACGTCCTACGAGGGCGAGGATGAGGCAGTGCGCCTGGCGAACGAGTCGGTCTACGGCCTCGCCGGCACCGTCTGGACCACGGACTTGGACCACGGTGCCCAGGTGGCCCGCCGTTTCCGGACCGGCACCGTCGGGCTCAACGGCTATCTGCCCGACCTCACCTCCCCCTACGGAGGCAGGAAGGCCAGCGGACTCGGCACCGAACTGGGGCCCGAGGGTCTTCACACATACCAGCAAGTCCAGTCGATCTACCACCCCTGATGCGACGGTCGGCATGCGTCGCCCAGCTCGGGCGAGTGCAGGCGACGGCCGTCCGCCGGGCGAGGAAGCCAGCGTGAACTCCACCGGAACCGAAGGATTCGACTACGTCATCGTGGGCGCCGGCAGCGCCGGTTGTGTGCTCGCAGACCGCTTGAGCCGCGACGACCGCGTCCGCGTCCTGCTCCTCGAAGCGGGCGGCCCCGACACCGACGAACTCATCCACATCCCGGCCGCGCTCGGAATGCTCTTCGGATCGTCTACCGACTGGAGCTATCGGACCGTCGAGCAGTCCCAGCCGAGCCGCACCTTCTCCTGGCCCCGGGG is a window of Streptomyces sp. NBC_00271 DNA encoding:
- a CDS encoding aldehyde dehydrogenase; protein product: MNPHHLFIGGRWVHTSGDRVINAVSASTGDHLGAVPDGSREDIDRAVGAARAAFDAPTGWASWGTERRAAAMIRLADALDARKEATSDAVSAQNGMPITVARSFEGVVPSALLRYYAGLAASMPCEELRTGLPRGTTLVRREPAGVVAAIMTWNFPQTIAFFKIAPALAAGCVLVLKPAPETVLDSVLLAEAIQEAGIPDGVINIVPGGRDTGAYLVSHPDIDKVSFTGSTRAGRQVAAACAELLRPVTLELGGKSAAVVLDDVDLAANSEQFFMASLLNNGQTCYASTRILASRSRYREVVEFCTAMAHDAVVGDALDPDTQIGPLVSQRQRERVLGYIKTGLNEGARLTTGGGRPAGLDRGWFVEPTVFADVDNSSTIAQEEIFGPVLTITSYEGEDEAVRLANESVYGLAGTVWTTDLDHGAQVARRFRTGTVGLNGYLPDLTSPYGGRKASGLGTELGPEGLHTYQQVQSIYHP